GGCGCGGCTGGTGATGGTGCGCCCGCACGGCAACCGCCGCCTCTACTCGCTGGACCCGCGCGGCCTCGCCGATGCCCGCGACTATCTCGAACAGTTCTGGCCCAGCGCCCTGGCCGCCTACTCCGCGGCCCTCTCGACCGCCCGCGAGGATCCGCCGCCGCCCTGAGACCCGCGGGGGAGGGCCCGCCGGTGTCGGAGCCGGGCGCTACCGTGGCGGGCGTGGGAACGTCTGTCGCCGTCGAGAATTCGCGCCGGGCCGGGGTTCCCGGCTGGTCGGTGCCGTTGCTGTTCGTCGCGGGCGGTGTCTCGCTGTATCTCGGGGCGGCGCTGGGCGTGCACCTGTTCGACACCGTCGAACCGGCCACCGTCGCCTGGTTGCGGGCCGCGGCGGCCGCGGTGGCGCTGCTGGGGTGGCGCCGCCCGTGGCGGGCGGGGTGGACGCGGCGCACGGTGCTGGTGGCCGGCGGGTTCGGTGTGGTGACGGTGGGCATGAACATCGCCTTCTACGAGGCGATCGCCCGCATACCCCTGGGTACCGCGGTGGCCATCGAGTTCCTCGGCCCGATCACCGTGGCCGCGCTGGGTTCTCGCCGTCCCCGTGACGTCCTCGCGGTCGTGCTGGTGGTGGCCGGGGTGCTGCTGCTGGTCGGCGTCTCCACCGATGCCCGTCCGCTGGGTGTGGGTTTCGCCCTGGTGGCGGCCGCGTTGTGGGCGGGCTACATCCTGCTGGGCAAGCGCGTGGCCGATGCCGGGTCGGGGCTGGACGCGCTGGCCGTCGGCATGGCCGTGGCCGCCGCCGGGCTGGCGCCGATCCTGGTGACGAGTCAATTGCTGTTGCGCCCAGCGGTTTTCGCCGATCCGAGCACGTGGCTGCTGGGTGTCGGCGTCGGGGTGCTGTCGTCGGCGGTCCCCTATGGTCTGGATCAGCTGGTCCTGCGCACGGTGGGCCGGGCGCGGTTCGCGCTGCTGCTGGCCTTGTTGCCGGCCACGGCGGCGGTGGTGGGTGCGATCGCGCTGGCGCAGCGCCCCACCCTGGCCGAACTGGGCGGCATGGTGTTGGTGATGGCGGCCTTGCTGCTCACCGCGCGCCCCCGCGATGCGGCGCGCTGAGCGCTAGCCGACGCGGCGGTAGGCCTGCTGGGCGCGGCGGTCGAGGTTGGTGCCGGGCCAGGGGCGTTTGCGCAGTTGCTTGTCGACGGCGTTGATCACTTCGGGGACGCCGATCTTCAACAGTCCGGGGTCGATGCCCTCGGCGTCCGGGTTGCCGAGGGTGCCGGCCCACAGCACAGCGTGGCGGCCGAGCAGATGCGGGGGCGGCCCGTGGCGGCTGGGCGGGTTGGGGCCGAACAGCAGCACGGTGCGGGAGCCGAAAGCCGTTGCCAGATGGGCCACCCCGGTGTCGCCGCAGACGACGAGGGCGGCCTCGGCGACGGTGGCGGCCAGTTCGATGAGGTTCTGCTGGCCCGCGAGCACCCGCGCCGGGGACAGTCCCGCGCGCGCGGCCACCGCGAGCGCGATCTCGCGTTCGGAGTCGTCGCCGGTCAGCACGACCTCGCGGCCCTGCACGAGCAGATGCCGCACCACCGCGGCGAAACGGTCGGGCGGCCAGCGCCGCGCGGGCGCGCCCGCCCCGACGTGCACGACCACGGCGTCGCGGTGGCTGGTGGTGGCCACCGGCGGCACCAGCCCGAGGTTGCGGCGGTCGGCGGCGATGCCGTCGGATTCCAGCAGATGACACCACCGGTCCACGTCGTGCAGCTCCGGCTGCCAGTCGGGTCCGGGCAGCTCCGGGTAGGCGGGGTCGCGGTAGGTGAGGATGCGCGTCGGGCGGGTGCGCGCCAATTCCGCGATCCCGTCGGGGCCGTTGAGATTGACCGCGAGCGTGGGGCTTTCGCCGTCCCAGCGCAGCCCCAGCGGATCGCTGACCGGCACCATCTCGTCGACGCAGGCGATGAGATCGACGATCGGTTTGAGCCGATGCGGTGCGGCCAGCACGATGTGGTCGTCGGGCCGGGCCCGGCGCAGCGCGCGCAACGCCGGGACCGCGGTGAGCAGCTCACCCAGCCCGCGTGCTCGCAGCACTAGTACAACCGCCACCTTCGTCTCCTAGCCGACCCGCTGCCACAACGCGAGACCCTCCACCGGACACCGCGGAGAGCCATTGGAGAAGGACTACCCGACCCGCCACCACGCGAAACCAGCGACGGGCCCCGCCGCCCGGCCCCGCAACCGGGTGCGTACTACCGGCTGTCGTTGGGTGGGTGTGATCGATTACGGTGGGGCGCATGACCTTCGTCTACAACCTCGTGGTGACGGCTCATCTGCTCGGTATGGCGGCGGTGGTCGGCGGGTACGTCGCCTCCCGGCCGCGGGTGTCGGAGTTGATGGTGTGGGGTGCGCGCGCTCAGATCGTGACCGGCGTGGTGCTGCTGGGGATGGCGGAATCGATTCATTCGCTGGGCAAGGACCCGAACATGGCGAAGATGATCGTGAAGCTGGTGGTGGCGGTGCTGGTCGCGGCATTCGCGGAGATGGGGCGCGCGGATGCCAAGCGGGGCAAGGAAGTGGCGTGGATGACCGACGCCGCGGGCGGGCTGGCGATCGCGAACGTGCTGATCGCCGCACTGTGGAAGTGAGGACGCGCGAAAACCCGCGCATGGCAACGAGTTAGCGCACCACCGTCGTCAGCGAATGCCGCACCCGGTGCAGGACTGCATCGGGTGCGGCATTGGCCGTTTCAGGGGCGGGTGGCCAGTTCGGGTGGGCGGGCGGCGTGGCGGGCGAGGTTTCGGGTGATATCGGCGGCCACGACCGCGTGCCCGGCCATGGTCAGGTGGATGAGATCGGCGGAGAGCCAGCCGGGGCGCAGGCGGGCGGGGTGGTCCCAGAATTCGGTGAGGATGGCGTCGTGGCGGTGCGCGACCCGCCGGACCGCGTCGGCGAATTCGGCGAAGCGCGGACGCAGCGGGGCCATGCGGCCGGTGAAGGAATCCGTGAGGGTGAACAGCGACAGCCGCGCGCCGGTGGCGGCGACCCGGCCGCACAGCTCGTCGAGGGCGGCTTCCACCGCGGGCAGCGCGGCATCGCGCAGCAACAGGTCGTTGCCGCCGCAGCTGATGTGCACCAGGTCGGGCGCGAACGCGTCGAGCGCGGGTAGCTGGGTGGCGAGCACCTCGCTCAGCAGCGCGCCGGTGCGGCCGGTGTTGAGGTAGTCGGTGCGCGGGTGGGCGGCCAGCAGCCAGCGCGCCACCCGGTCGGCCCACGGGACGGATTCGTAGCCGGGCCACGGGTCGCCGACGCCTTCGGCGGTGGAGTCGCCGATGACCGCGAAGCGCCGCCACGGCACCTCGCGCAGCAGCGCGGCCGCGGTGGCGTCCGACAGGGTGTAGGGGTCGGTGGTTTCGGTGCGCGCGGTCATGCGATCGGCTCCTTGACGGGCAGTGCGGCCAGCACGGCCGCGGCGACGGCGATGCCGGCGCAGACGGCGAACAGGGTGTGGAAGGCGGTCAGCGGCTGGGCGGGGTGGGCGGCGAACACGGCGGCCAGGATCGCCACCCCGAGCGCGCCCCCGGCTTGGCGGGCGGTCAGATTCATCCCGACACCGGCCGCGAACCGTTGCGGCGGAAGGGATTCCGCGGCGATGGTGCCCAGGACGGTGATCAGCAGCCCGATGCCGCTGCCGCCGAGCAGCCCGGCCGGAATCCACGCCGTCCACAGCGCGGGCGTGGCGTCCCAGGCGTCGGTGCTCATGTAGAAGGTGGACGCGGCGAACAGCAGCGCGCCCAGCACCCCGAGCCCGCGCTGCCACGAGCCGGGGGCGCGCCCGGCCACGACCGCGCCCGCCATGGCGGCGACCGCGCCGACGGTCATGGCGCCCGCGGAGCGCAGCACCGAGTAGTGCCACAGGGTGTCGAGCCACAGCGGCCCGGCCAGCAGCCAGGCGAACATGGTCGCACCGAACACGAAGGCCACCGCATTGACGCGCGCGTAGGAACGGCTGCGCCACAACGTGACCGCGATGGCCGGGCGCGGATGGCGGCGCGAGCGCCACAGCGCCAGCGCCAGCAGCGCCAGGCCGCCCACGCCGCAGGCCAGGGTGCGCGGGTCGCCCCAGCCCCACTGCTGGCCCTGGGTGACCGCGGCGACGACGGCGCCGATGCCCACGCCGGTGGCAGCGGTGCCCACGGGGTCGGGCAGGCCGTGCGGGTGGCGGCGCTCGCCGCGGGCGAGGCGCAGGCCGGCCACGATCAGCATCGCCGCGAGGGGCACGTTGACCACGAACACCGACCGCCACCCGAACCAGTCGACCAGCGCCCCGCCCGCGGCCGGTCCGACGGTGGCGGCGAAACCGCCCGCTGCGGTCCAGGCGGCCATGGCCACGCCGATGCGGGCGGGCGGGGTCACGCTCAACACCACACCCAGCCCGGCCGGGATGAGAAACGCCGCTGCGGCGCCCTGCAGGAAGCGGCCGGCGATGAGCCAGTCCGCGCCGGGCGCGAGCGCGCACAGCAGGGAGGTGAGCGCGAATCCGGCCAGGGCGGTGAGGAACACGCGTCCGCGCCCCAGCGCGTCGGCCAGTTGCCCGGCCGGGGTGAGCAGGGCGGCGAAGGCGACCGCGTAACCGCTGACGATCCAGGTCAGGGTGGCCGGCGCGGTGGCGGGATAGTCGCGGATCAGGGCGGGGAAGGCGATATTGACCACCGACAGGTCCAGAAAGGACATGAACGCCGCGCCGGAGGCGACCAGCAGGGCGCGCCGGGCGGCGGGGGAAGCGGTTGGGGCGGAAGAGGATTCGGCGGCGCGGAGCGCGGCGGTTGTCGTTGGGGCGGTTGTCGCTGTCGGGCTTTCGGCGGCGGGACGGGGGTCGGGCGCGGGATCGGGGGTGGGCTGTGGGTGGGTGAGGTCGGTCATCGGTGTGCTCTCTGCGCAACGGATATCGCGGATGAAAACTATACGCACGATCGTTCGTATTGTTGAAAAGTACGACCGATCGTGCGTTTACGCAACCGTTCGGTGCAAGATGGAGAGGTGACCCAGCCCGTGCACGCACCCGAACACGACGCTTCCGCCCCCGAGGAGGTCTCCGACGGTCGGCTGGCGAAAGGCGCGCGCGCTCGTGCCGGTATCGCGCGCCGCGCCGCCGAGGTCGCCTCGGTCGAGGGGCTGACCGCGCTGAGCCTGGCCAAGCTCGCCGGGGATCTGGGGGTCAGCAAATCCGGGGTGGCGACGCTGTTCGGCACCAAGGAGAACCTGCAACTGGCCGCGGTCGCCGCCGCGCGAGAGATGTTCGTCGACACCGTGATTCGCCCCGCCCACGCCGCCGAGCGCGGGATGCCGCGGTTGCGGGCGATGATCGAGCGCTGGTTCGCCTATATCGAGGAGCCGGTGCTGCCGGGCGGTTGTTTCCGCGGCCAGATCGTGCCGGAGTTCGACAGTCGTCCCGGCGCGGTGCGCGACGCGCTGGTCGCCGACCGCGACGACTGGTTCGCGGTGCTGGAGAAGGAGATCGGCCGCGCCCAGCAGCAGGGCCGGCTCGCGGGCGTGGATCCGCACGCGCTGGCGTTCCAGCTGGACGCGATCGTGGCCGCCGCCAATACCGCGGCGCGCCTGGGTGACGAGACGGCGCTGCCGCTGGCGCGGCAACTGGTGGACGGCCTGCTCGGACCCGACCGCTGAGCATTACGTCGGGTGCCGGCGTACACCGTCTGCCACTCGCGCCCTGACCAGCGCGCTGGCGAAACCGCTTCGCGCCCTCACCCGTGCCCTGACCCGCAGGTCGGCGAAACCGCTTCGCGCCCTGCAATTCTGCATCGACTGCGTGAATGCAGTTCGGTCACAGCTGGTTTCACGTGGAGCAATGCCCGCGGCGGGTCAGGCCGGGCGGGGCGCGTACATGATGAGCGCCACCCCGGCCAGGCACACCAGCGCCCCGGTCACGTCCCAGCGGTCGGGCCGGAATCCGTCGAATGCCATGCCCCACACCAGCGATCCGGCCACGAACACCCCACCGTAGGCGGCCAGGATGCGCCCGAACTGCGCGTCGGGTTGCAGGGTGGCCACGAACCCGTAGAGGCCGAGCGCGACCACCCCGGCCCCCATCCACGCCCAGCCGCGCTGTTCGCGCACCCCCTGCCAGATCAGCCACGCCCCGCCGATTTCGGCGAGGGCGGCCAGCCCGAACAACAGGATCGATCGCGCCACGGTCATGTCCGCCACCCTAGAGCCCGCGGTCGCGCCGGTCGCGCTCAGTTGCGTGTCGCGGCCGCCTCGAACAGTTGCTGGCCGAGGTAGCCGCCGGGGCCGGGCACGCCGGGCGGGATGGCGAACACCGCCGACCCGACCGGGATCGTCCACTGGTTGAGGGCGTCGAACTCGGCCAGCCGCTGCTGCACCGGCAGATATTGGGTGTCGATATCGCGTTGGAAGGACGCGAACAGCAGACCCGAGTTCGACACGTGCCCGGGGGCGGGGGCGTCGTCGTAGTTGTAGCCGCGGCGCAGGAACCGTTCCCCGTCGTGGGCGTGGTGGGCGCGCGCGATGTGCGAGGACGGCGGGATCTTGGGGATGCCGTAGCGGTCGACGGCGCCGAAGTCGGCCTCGTCGAATTCGGCGCCGCCCGACAGCGGCGCGCCCTCGGCGACGGTGCGGCCCACGGTGAGGGCGCGCCCGTCGGCGTCGAGCTCGTCCCAGGTCTCGAGGTTCATCGCGATGCGCCGCAACACCATCGAGGTGCCGCCGGCCAGCCACGGCCGCGCGGCCCCGTCGTCCCACACCAGCCGCTCGAAATCGGGGGTGCCGGGGGCGATGTTGACGGTGCCGTCGACCGACCCCATGAGGTTGCGCATGGTCTGCCCGCGCGCGGCGTTGCGGAATCCGCGCTGCACCCAGCGCACCGACACCAGCGACTTCACGTGTTTGGACAGCACGCGCACGGCGTGCGCGACGGTGGTGGCCTCCTCGGCGCAGATCTGCAGCAGCAGATCCCCGTCGCACCAGGCGGGATCGAGCCGGTCGATGGTGAACGGCGGCAACGGGTTACACCAGGGCGGCCGCCGCTGGTCGAGCCCGGCGACGGCGAACATCCGCGGCCCGAATCCGACGGTGACGGTGAGCCGGGCGGGGCGGGCGGCGAGTTCGGGTTCGGTGTCGGCCAGCGCCGGCATGCCCTGGGTGAGCCGGGCGGCGTCGTCGGTCCAGATTTTCAGCAGTCCGACGATGTCCTCGCGCGTGGTGCCCGCGGCCAGGTCGTAGGCCGCGAACGCCGCATGTCCCGGCGGCTCGGTCGCGATGCCGGCCTGGTGCTCGCCGTAGAAGGCGACGGTGTCCAGGCCGGGGTCGCGGTCGTGGTCGCGGCGGGTGAGACTGGCCGCGCCCCAGCCGATTCCGGCGGCCCCGGCCGCGCCGGCCGCGACGGCGGTGCCGCCGAGCAGGCGTCGCCGGGTCAGGCGCGGCGGTGTCGCCGGGTCAGCCACCGTGGGCGGCGTTGTCGCCGGAGGGCTGATAGTTCTCCTTGCCGCCGGCGAAATCACGCACCTGCGCGGTGACGGTGGTAGTGGAGCCGTCGGAGAAGGTCAGGGTGATGGGGGTTTCCGCGCCGGTGCGCAGCGGCGCTTTCAACCCCATGAACATCAGGTGGTCGCCGCCGGGGGCGAGGGTGGCCTTGGCGTGGGCGGGGATGACCAGGCCGCCGGCCTTGGGCCGCATCATCTTCTCCCCGGAGCCGTCGGGGGCGGTCTCGTGGATTTCCACGGTCGCCGAGGCCGGGCTGGTGGCGGCCACCAGATTGACCGGTTTGTCGGAGTTGTTGGTGAGGGTGCCGAAGGCGGCGGACATGCCGCTGTCGGCGGCCTTGATCCACTGGTCCGACAGCGACACCGCGTCGGCGGCCTTGCCGCTGGAATCGGCGGCCTGCTGCGAGTTCGAACAGGCCACCGCCGTGAGGGCGAGGGTGGTGAGGGCGGCGGCCGCGCCGAGACGGCGAGCCAATCCACGGGGGCGCGGGCGCGCGGGGGTCATCGAGGACATGGAGGAACTCCTGGTGTCGAGGGGACGGGAGCGCTCCGAACCGGCGAAACACGGTGTCCAGCAGGCGCGACGGGTCGGGGTCGACCGGAGGCGAAGGGCCGGGCCGGTTTTCAGGCCGGAGCGAGAAGACAGAACGCGACCTGCCCGGGTGGGCCGCGCCGGCCGATGCCCGGATCCACCCGCAACCGTCCCGCCTCCGCGCGATCGTCACGCTCGCGCCGGCGCGCCACGCGCACCGCGGGCACCGGGACCGAACCCAGGGCCTGCATGAACCGCCGCACGCTGGTGACGGCCCGCCGCAGCCCCGCCTCGGCGGCGCGAATCACCATCGCGCCCACCGGGATCGCGACCAGATGCGCCGGCAGCATCGACGGCGACGCTCCGTGGTGGTGATGGCCCGGCGACAGCGACAGCGCGCCGTGCCCGATCGACTGTCCCGCCGCCAGCAGCGCCATCGTCCCTGCCGCCCCGTAGCGTGGCCGCAGCGACGCCACCACCACCCCGACGAGCGTGCACGCCGCCAGCAGCAGGGTCAGCGACGGCCCGCCGGGCAGCGTCGCGCCGCCGCCGAGTCCGTGCGCGAGGACGGCCACCGCTCCGGAGCACGCGCCGACGGCGGCGCCGCGCAGGCGCGCGCTGGGATCCGTCGGGCTGGGCATGCGCTCATGCTACGACGCGGTGTCGGAGGCGCGGTGTGCAGGTCGCGGGACCGGTGTCCGCACAGGATCTTCACAATCGGCGCGAACCATCTCCATGGTGGTTGCCTAAGGTCGCCTGTATGGAAACCAGTCCGAGGAGTCCGCGCCGGATTCTGGTGGTCGAGGACGAACCCACCATCGCCGAGTCCCTCGCGGCCCGGCTGCGCGCGGAAGGGTATGCCGTCGAGGTGGTCCACGACGGTCCCGCGGCGGTGGCCGCCGAAGCGGCGGGGGAACCGGATCTGGTGGTGCTGGATGTGATGCTGCCCGGCTTCGACGGGCTCGAGGTGTGCCGGCGCATTCAAGCGCGCCGCCCGGTGCCGGTGCTCATGCTCACCGCCCGCACCGACGAGACCGACATGCTGGTCGGCCTGGGGGTCGGCGCCGACGACTATCTGACCAAACCGTTCTCCATGCGGGTGCTCGCCGCGCGAGTGGCGGCGCTGCTGCGACGGGTGGAACGCACCGCCGCGCCCGGCACCAGCATCGTGGTCGGGGATCTGCGCATCGACACCGATCAACGGCGGGTGTGGCGCGCGGACACCGAAACCCAGCTCACCCCTTTGGAATTCGAGCTGCTGGTGAATCTGGCGCGCCGCCCGCGCACGGTGCTGGCCCGCGAGCGTCTGCTCAGCGAGGTGTGGGGGTGGGCGGACGCGTCGGGCACCCGCGCGGTCGACTCGCACATCAAGGCCTTGCGACGCAAGCTCG
This sequence is a window from Nocardia yunnanensis. Protein-coding genes within it:
- a CDS encoding TetR/AcrR family transcriptional regulator, translated to MTQPVHAPEHDASAPEEVSDGRLAKGARARAGIARRAAEVASVEGLTALSLAKLAGDLGVSKSGVATLFGTKENLQLAAVAAAREMFVDTVIRPAHAAERGMPRLRAMIERWFAYIEEPVLPGGCFRGQIVPEFDSRPGAVRDALVADRDDWFAVLEKEIGRAQQQGRLAGVDPHALAFQLDAIVAAANTAARLGDETALPLARQLVDGLLGPDR
- a CDS encoding copper chaperone PCu(A)C, translated to MSSMTPARPRPRGLARRLGAAAALTTLALTAVACSNSQQAADSSGKAADAVSLSDQWIKAADSGMSAAFGTLTNNSDKPVNLVAATSPASATVEIHETAPDGSGEKMMRPKAGGLVIPAHAKATLAPGGDHLMFMGLKAPLRTGAETPITLTFSDGSTTTVTAQVRDFAGGKENYQPSGDNAAHGG
- a CDS encoding SGNH/GDSL hydrolase family protein; this encodes MTARTETTDPYTLSDATAAALLREVPWRRFAVIGDSTAEGVGDPWPGYESVPWADRVARWLLAAHPRTDYLNTGRTGALLSEVLATQLPALDAFAPDLVHISCGGNDLLLRDAALPAVEAALDELCGRVAATGARLSLFTLTDSFTGRMAPLRPRFAEFADAVRRVAHRHDAILTEFWDHPARLRPGWLSADLIHLTMAGHAVVAADITRNLARHAARPPELATRP
- a CDS encoding glycosyltransferase family 9 protein; its protein translation is MAVVLVLRARGLGELLTAVPALRALRRARPDDHIVLAAPHRLKPIVDLIACVDEMVPVSDPLGLRWDGESPTLAVNLNGPDGIAELARTRPTRILTYRDPAYPELPGPDWQPELHDVDRWCHLLESDGIAADRRNLGLVPPVATTSHRDAVVVHVGAGAPARRWPPDRFAAVVRHLLVQGREVVLTGDDSEREIALAVAARAGLSPARVLAGQQNLIELAATVAEAALVVCGDTGVAHLATAFGSRTVLLFGPNPPSRHGPPPHLLGRHAVLWAGTLGNPDAEGIDPGLLKIGVPEVINAVDKQLRKRPWPGTNLDRRAQQAYRRVG
- a CDS encoding ArsR/SmtB family transcription factor produces the protein MPTNGVRVLRALADDTRRAVFESLPQGPKSVGDLAAGLGVTSSAISQHLKILREARLVMVRPHGNRRLYSLDPRGLADARDYLEQFWPSALAAYSAALSTAREDPPPP
- a CDS encoding YnfA family protein, producing the protein MTVARSILLFGLAALAEIGGAWLIWQGVREQRGWAWMGAGVVALGLYGFVATLQPDAQFGRILAAYGGVFVAGSLVWGMAFDGFRPDRWDVTGALVCLAGVALIMYAPRPA
- a CDS encoding MFS transporter, which gives rise to MTDLTHPQPTPDPAPDPRPAAESPTATTAPTTTAALRAAESSSAPTASPAARRALLVASGAAFMSFLDLSVVNIAFPALIRDYPATAPATLTWIVSGYAVAFAALLTPAGQLADALGRGRVFLTALAGFALTSLLCALAPGADWLIAGRFLQGAAAAFLIPAGLGVVLSVTPPARIGVAMAAWTAAGGFAATVGPAAGGALVDWFGWRSVFVVNVPLAAMLIVAGLRLARGERRHPHGLPDPVGTAATGVGIGAVVAAVTQGQQWGWGDPRTLACGVGGLALLALALWRSRRHPRPAIAVTLWRSRSYARVNAVAFVFGATMFAWLLAGPLWLDTLWHYSVLRSAGAMTVGAVAAMAGAVVAGRAPGSWQRGLGVLGALLFAASTFYMSTDAWDATPALWTAWIPAGLLGGSGIGLLITVLGTIAAESLPPQRFAAGVGMNLTARQAGGALGVAILAAVFAAHPAQPLTAFHTLFAVCAGIAVAAAVLAALPVKEPIA
- a CDS encoding Dyp-type peroxidase, which translates into the protein MADPATPPRLTRRRLLGGTAVAAGAAGAAGIGWGAASLTRRDHDRDPGLDTVAFYGEHQAGIATEPPGHAAFAAYDLAAGTTREDIVGLLKIWTDDAARLTQGMPALADTEPELAARPARLTVTVGFGPRMFAVAGLDQRRPPWCNPLPPFTIDRLDPAWCDGDLLLQICAEEATTVAHAVRVLSKHVKSLVSVRWVQRGFRNAARGQTMRNLMGSVDGTVNIAPGTPDFERLVWDDGAARPWLAGGTSMVLRRIAMNLETWDELDADGRALTVGRTVAEGAPLSGGAEFDEADFGAVDRYGIPKIPPSSHIARAHHAHDGERFLRRGYNYDDAPAPGHVSNSGLLFASFQRDIDTQYLPVQQRLAEFDALNQWTIPVGSAVFAIPPGVPGPGGYLGQQLFEAAATRN
- a CDS encoding response regulator transcription factor, with the translated sequence METSPRSPRRILVVEDEPTIAESLAARLRAEGYAVEVVHDGPAAVAAEAAGEPDLVVLDVMLPGFDGLEVCRRIQARRPVPVLMLTARTDETDMLVGLGVGADDYLTKPFSMRVLAARVAALLRRVERTAAPGTSIVVGDLRIDTDQRRVWRADTETQLTPLEFELLVNLARRPRTVLARERLLSEVWGWADASGTRAVDSHIKALRRKLGADLIRTVHGVGYALEAR
- a CDS encoding EamA family transporter, with the translated sequence MGTSVAVENSRRAGVPGWSVPLLFVAGGVSLYLGAALGVHLFDTVEPATVAWLRAAAAAVALLGWRRPWRAGWTRRTVLVAGGFGVVTVGMNIAFYEAIARIPLGTAVAIEFLGPITVAALGSRRPRDVLAVVLVVAGVLLLVGVSTDARPLGVGFALVAAALWAGYILLGKRVADAGSGLDALAVGMAVAAAGLAPILVTSQLLLRPAVFADPSTWLLGVGVGVLSSAVPYGLDQLVLRTVGRARFALLLALLPATAAVVGAIALAQRPTLAELGGMVLVMAALLLTARPRDAAR